Within the bacterium genome, the region ACCGGGGAACATGCGCCGCTCCACCTCCACCTTGCGGCCGCCCTTGATCTCGACCACCTTCTCGGTGGGGATGACCACCTCGAAGATGCTCCCTTCCAGGTGCTGGGAGGTCTTTAGGGTGTCGAGGTTGGCGCGAACCTTTCTCTCGTGACCCGAATAGGCATGGATCACGTACCAGGACCCGCGCTTGTCGTAGGGACTGATCGGATCTTCCTCCACGAACTCGGGAACCAGTTCCTGAGTGGTGGCGGTCTTGGCTCCGTCCGCCGGAGTCTTCGCAACCGGCTGCTTCGGCTCGGGCTCGGCCGGGGTCTCGGCTTCCGCAACCTCCGGGCGGGGGGCTTCCTCGGCGGGTCCCGGCTCGGTCTCGTCACGGGATCCATCGGCCAGGAAGCCGGCACTCAGGAACGCCGCTCCCAGGGAACCGAGCGACGACTCCTCGCCATCTCCCGGCTCGGCGGGAACTCCATCCTGCTGTGTTGCTGTCCGTTCCGCCATGATCAACCTGTCAGAGCTCTGATCCCGGCCAGGACGGATCGGCTGAGGGCCAAGTCCACCAGGAATACGTAACCCGTCAGAACGCCGGTCGTGATGACGGTCACGGTGGTGAATGCGATCATCTGCCGGCGGTTGGGCCAGTTGACGCGGCTCAACTCCACCCGCACCTCGCGGAGGAACTGGACCAGCCGGCCCAAGCGGCCGGACACCGACCCATCGCCACCCGGCGAACCGGGGAGGGTACGGCGCCGGTCACCCTGCTGTTTGTTGCGCCGCTCTTCCCGCTCGGCCATGCGACGCATCTCGCGGTTCATTTTCTGCTGCCTTTTTCTTGTGGGTTACTGCGACGAGAGCCGCAGTGAACGAGTCGAGCAGGGGCGGAGGGACTCGAACCCCCAACCTCCGGTTTTGGAGACCGGCGCTCTAACCAACTTCGAGCTACGCCCCTCGGCTGCCGCAGGGAGTATACGAACAGGTCTGCCCTAGTTTAGACACCTCACGACCCGGTCCGGTCGTCGGTGGCCGGCCTCCCGCCTAGGCCGGCTTCCGGATCTTGGGCGATCTCATCCGGCGGGCCAGCACCACCACCCCTATGGCGGCGATCGATACCGCCGACGCCACCGCGGTGGTGGTTCTTCGATTGGTGGATCTGCGCTGTGCCGAGGGGTGGTCGGTTCCCACCTCGGCCGGATACTCCAGGCCGGCCGTCATGTCATAGGGCACGG harbors:
- the nusG gene encoding transcription termination/antitermination protein NusG, encoding MAERTATQQDGVPAEPGDGEESSLGSLGAAFLSAGFLADGSRDETEPGPAEEAPRPEVAEAETPAEPEPKQPVAKTPADGAKTATTQELVPEFVEEDPISPYDKRGSWYVIHAYSGHERKVRANLDTLKTSQHLEGSIFEVVIPTEKVVEIKGGRKVEVERRMFPGYLLIRMYDDTHTFNVVRNTPGVTSFVGSGMGGGFQPTPLSRREVERFLGLKREAAKKAPRFRPAWEIGETVRVSRGPFADFNGVVENINVDQQKVTVLVEIFGRDTPMELDFEDIQKQ
- the secE gene encoding preprotein translocase subunit SecE — protein: MNREMRRMAEREERRNKQQGDRRRTLPGSPGGDGSVSGRLGRLVQFLREVRVELSRVNWPNRRQMIAFTTVTVITTGVLTGYVFLVDLALSRSVLAGIRALTG